AGAATTCACGTAGCAATGTGATTTATCTCAACCGAGTCATTTTCCCACGTTTATTTCACTTCCACTTTCCTTCCTAAACTCCAGCACACTTCCCATAGCCTTCAGTAAGTATTAACCAATGCTATCTAcggtagtgtttttttttttaaacgatgtttattattaaaaaattaatttttttatataaattttatatttatttattttttaaaaaataattacgtgGTACTTGCATATTCATgactgtaattattattttttaaaaagatatattaTCTCCTGTATATCCTCGACCAGTTCACTTTACCCAATCCGTTAGAAAATAGGGCGGGCAACGTTGCCAACGCCTAACCCGGGTAAGCCCTTtgcaacctctctctctctctctatttttttctataaaaattttatgtgcagttgtTTTTATAGACTCATTTGTACACTCCAGTGATAagattagtatatattaaaaaaaaattaatccagtcaATCATATCAATGGAGTGCACAgagaatatgtaaaagtgactgtacgtaacattactcttttttctAATCGAATGACACCTCAAGTCATGAAAGTGTCATTGCCCAGTAAAATCACTACTTGTTcacttaagaaaaattctcatctcattttaatattacaatttttttaaattttcatacaaaataaaataaacaatttaatttttttaaaacttaatataaaaataaaataaataattctaaatttttaaattttaatataaaaataatattaaaataatttatttaactcttaactttaatcttaatttttctcTTCTGCCCACCTCGAACTCGTAATCACAATCTTCAGGCCCCAGAACCACCGAAATGGTACACTCCACACTGACGaggataacaaaaaaaaaaaaggacgagCCCCATACGCGTGAACCAGAGACACCCAGTGAGCCAGTACGCCGCCAAAGCCACCCAACTCATAGGAAACCATTGGGACAGTCATAGAATCTACCGGCCGACTCTTTCCCGTCATCCTTGTACCACCTCGGGATTAATGCATGTTGAccaaatatgataagataataaAAGTCAAAACCCATGCATGTCGTAAGCATAAGTAGGAATGTATCATATTTTCATCAATATTGAGGATGCAATTTGTTTTAGAAAACTCAGGTTTATTATGTTTTGCGTGGTTTATTATGTTTTGCGTGCAGTGTGCTTTTTATTGAGTTTTccaactcttttatttttattttatgagaaaaCCTTAAAACTGAATGAGGTGTAAATAAAAGATTTACATTTTCAATTCAAAGAGAGACATGTCTGCAATTACATAAACTTATCATAAAGCTGGACAGATATTAACATTTCTTCATGTCGCTCTCTCCTCATTTTCAGAAAACTCTCTCTAACTCCTCAGTCTCAGcaagttctctctctcctctgcaagctctctctctcagcaaactctctccctctctctctattcaACCTCGATTTTCCGTCGTCTCTCTTTCTTCACTTTGTGAGAAATTAagctaaaagaaataaaattcatcaagatGAAGTTGGATTTGTTGTGGGCAATTACTGGGGCTTTATTATTGGGTGGCCGggtttttgtattttgtgatATTATATTGGCAGATTGGGAGAAATGGCATGCCCTCCCCCTCCAGGTGATTTGGGTTTGtcttaataaatttgtaatcgCCATTGAGAGGCCGACGTGcttgagagacagagagagagagagagagagagagagagatagatctCCAAGGTGGAGACTGGCCCATGGTGCTCTGCATTCCATTTGATCTACTTCCGTTGTATatatggtaaaaaaaaattaaaaactgacGTGACTGTGTCTCATTGGGGGTGTAAATTCCCCTTACACACCACGTTCAGCCAAAAGAGcctttcttatttttatacttttgaCCACCCAGGTGAGGAAGGCGACCGAGATGAACAAACAGACCAAGCTTAAGACGGAACCACCTAATATTAGTTAGATCTATGCAAGTTTGATTTATATCTTAGTTaagcattttattatttttagcaTTAAAACTCTGATTATGTCTTTATCTTAAGAGTTAGTTTATTCTTGAATTCTTTTCATGAACTAATGAAATGCCTGCGAGTCTCTTACTTGGCTTCAAAAGCTTGGTAACCCCTACGAAAGggaattttatgaattttactGAATCTTCCGTCGTAGGGCCATGAGGCAGCTGGCCTTCTTCCGTAAAGACAAACAATCAAACCAAATAGAAGGGTGCTTGCGGTGATAAAAATGTTGAGGCAAGTACCACCATTAAACTAAAAAACGTTTTATACTCCTAACTATTAACATTAACACATCACACCCTTAAACTATCTAAAAATTGCAATATGCACTGTTTGTGGCAGTTGAGATTTTGTCACCACAATCAATTTTCACCTATTTGAAagtgttattataattttttggtaGTTGATGGGTGCAATGCGTCAACATCGATAGTTAAAGAGTGCAATGataagtagaaaaattatactcatcagGTGTGTAGTGTAGAGCTACTGAGTAGAATAAACCCAGCTTGTTTCCAACTCTTGAATTTCTTCAGTTTTCATCAAACAAGCAACAACTAAGATGGGCTATGGACTAAAAGTTCCAAGGGAAATTGGAAAGAAAGCTTTTcacattagaaataaaatacttgTATCATACTGAACCATTAATTAGCTATTATACTGAAACTTCCACACAAACTGCCAAAGTGTGCTTGGCTTGGATTTAGGTAATGACTGAACGCACTACAATACTGTATGGGTCTTAATGATGCTCAATACTCCTCTGtgatattaaaaataagaaaaaaaaaaaaaaagaaaaaaaaaaacctaaatcgATATAATGGGAAACAGCAAATCAAGTGATGAAACACACACAACCTCAGTATAAGTCTGGGTGAAATTGCCCTTGTGCCCTCTGTAGATCAAGCTTCAAGCTGTAGTTGGTAAGCTGTATCAAAAGAAGAAATTATTGTCACCTCTTATAGTCACCTAGTGTAAACATGGATCCCCATATAAGAGTTCCTACTTACTCAGGGAAGCGCAGGGGCAATCTATTCTTATCATGTTGTTGTTCTAATCTATCCCCATGATGAATTATTGAGTTCGATGCCAAAACATATAGTGAAACACAATCCAACCCACTACTTGTCCCAAATTTCAATGTTGCCtatcaataaaacaaaagtCGGCAAACATATGGACAATTGATCTAGTTCTGAACCTTCTTGGCTATAATATTCTTCAGACAACCCATATTACTCTCGTAAGAGCAGAAGTACCATCATGACAAAGCCTATATTATTATAGCAAGGAAGAGAGGAGAAGTACATGCGTTTCCTGAAATTAAACATGTCAAGTTGGTACCCAAAGCAAAATGTAGGTTGATTCCTTTCCAGATTCAAGAAAATATTCAAGCTCAATACTATTTGAGCAAtgctaaataaaatatcaattcaTTAAAATGTTGCAGAAATGACAAGGTAAAAGAAGGTCACCTCTAGACTTCGAACTTGTTCTTGATACTGACTTAACAAATGCTTTTGCTGTTCCACTCCCTTTATCCTCTCTTCATGCTCCAAATTGCGTTCGTGCTGGATTGCAACAGCTCTCTTTAAAATCTGGTTGTCATTTAACAAGCTCTGCAGATGTTCCTTTAGAGAAGCATGCTCCAGCTGCTCCATGAAGATAAGTGTACGGAGGTAAATATGCATAATTGAAACAGTAGGGAGCATTATAATTTGGCATCCTCCTCATACAGAGATGATTTAGAGATGTACGCCTTTTATTACCTCCTCTGACGCCTTTGAGGGGGCAGTTATACTTTGTTCAAAAGCCTCCAGAATTCTTGCTGCACGGCCCCTGGCATCATCAAAATCTGTTGCACTCATCATCTCGTGCACGAACAAATCCACCCATTTGGAACTTTCTATTGAATTTCCATAACTGATGGTTGATCTCATTTCCTTTACATCTTCAACTTGCTGATCCAATATTTGACTGCCTGGTTAACACACATCCAAAAGAAGGAAACGTGGTCTAAGCCTACCGCAGATACATTTAGGAAATTAATCCAATGGCTAAGAAAACTAATTAAGGGAAATATGATAAACAACTTACAAGCAGCTGTGCTTTGACCAGGAACGTCAGCACAATTAACAAAAGTTGTGGAATCAAAGCTTTGTGATTGATTTCTTGCACTAACATCAGCAAAAGAAAGTGCACGTAGACTCTCAATAGCATCTTCAACCTTATGATTGTGATTTCTACAAACTGTTTCCACCAACtaatacaaagaaaaagaagatattCAGACCAATAAAGCTAAACTTCAAGAATTTTTACTGGAAAAGTAATAACTCCGACATATTCTCCTCTCTCTGGCCAACATCTACccttttttttccaataaagaACGCGTTAATTGCATGTTTCTGGATATCAAGAATGCAAGAAATGTATATAATGGTACCAGTACAGGTAACAACATTAGTGCTAACTAAATATGGTTTAGAACACCCCCAAACATCTCGAATCCAGAAAAACACTGATAATAAAATTCCTTGTTTCTAACAAAGTGAAGAAAAACCGCTACGTTAGCATATTTTTTATGGAATTATAAATTTGACGAAATGCAATTCATACGCAACACCAAAGCATAATACTACCGATTTAAAAGAACAACTCTTTCTAATGTACAATAAAAATTCTAGCAGCAGGGTGTTTAATTCTAGGGAAAGAAATACCATAATATCTAAAAATCACAGAAAAAATACCTCGGGGTCCAAGTCAGGGAACATTTGAAGCAGAAGAGGGACCGTGTCTTCGGACCCGGATCCAAAACTCGACCACCTAGGTCTCTTTGCAGCGGAGCACGACGTCGGAGACGAAGATCCGAAAATCTCTTCGAATCCAACACGCTTCCCGCATACTCCTACAGACATCGCCACTTAAACCCTAGTCGTCTTCGGATTAAAACCTGGAAATTTACAGACCCAAAAAACGGAAAGCATGATCTGAAACCCAGAAACAGGAAAATATCTGTTTTGTATTTGACTTTCACACTtgcattattattatgatttttttttcttttcctttttggatttctttttttagaataaatattagttctttgCTGTATGATTTGGGTTATATTATCCTTTACTTATGAGAGAGGAAGGACGCGAGCGGAGGACGAATGGTGGGGTTTGGTGTTGATGGGATTTCGGAATCAGAGGAGGCTTTTAAACAAACGTCCTTACCCTCTACAGTAACCGGTTGGTGCAAAGACAAAGTACTAACTGCGAAAATAAAAGCGGCCTGTGACTCTGTATtgcttttttaagttttgattcGGTGGTTGTCAGATTTTGGTGCTTGAAAATGAAGGCCATGTGTGTGGGCCCCCGATAGACTACTCTTATGTCATTTAGCCCACAAAATCCGTGCCTAGGATTCCAAAATCCCTGTTCAATTCAATTCCTTCGTAGCCACCAAATCATAACAGAGTAGTTCATagtgaaatatagaaaataaagaaaacatacTCGttcaaaatagtgaaaaattgaaaggttgtaattgttataaattatcttgaattgtatgatcaTATTTATctaattgttaaatatatagtatatagtgctagcatagtactagtatagtgaATTGATCGACATATGCgtaatgcatagtgctagcatagtactagcatagtgagttggccgacatatgcatagtattagcatagtgcAGCATAGTAAGTTAGCATAGTTccttttgtacgcctatatatatcgttgaattctttaagaaatatataagtttcataacttctctgaactctatctatctctcctttcgatagttttataataggaatataatatttaatttttttgagttatTCGTttcgaacttttttttttaattgtataaatGATTTTCAAGACATCTTTTTATAGATAGAGGCGATTAaagaatatttaattgttatacATGGATTAATAATATACATTCATGAatttagaaattataaaaatatgcataaatgagataaaattcaaAGAGATGTAATCCAAATAGTCATCCACCAAGTTTATGTATGCATTTATAACACTCCTtgtaaatgtttaaaaatagcGTAATAGGTGGAAAGGAGAGAAATGATCATTCCCAGCCCGCTTAGACTATTCGAGTCTCGATCGATGCTGTATGGAGCCTCTGACGATGGTACAGTGCAGCTGTACGATGTTCATGCATTCATCCATGTCAGTGAACAGTGAatatatgcaagaaaaatgaaagagataGAGACACACAGATTTACGAAGTTCGACATTGGACCTATGTTTACGGGTTGTTTGGAGGGCAAATACActataatatgtatattttatagTCTCTTATAATCTCTCATCCTTACTATACAATAGAGATCTAAGCTATATTTTAAAGGAGATCCTATCGCTAGAGTCCCTCTTGCGAGGTTGAAGAAGTTGAAATCGTTGAAATTGAAGCAATAGTCCCTCTTCTAAAAGTCATCTAGATGCCCCATTTATCCTATGCTCCTCTCTTGCTTTATGTTCGATCCTTTCTCCTTTATGTCACATATCTACTTTTCCTCATGACACATTTTTCCTTCTTCAGCTCTTTGTCCCattcttcattctctctttcttccttcctGATGAGTCCCCTCACATTGGGCTGGGATTGGAAACCCAGTTTGAGCCTTAGGATATTTTATCCTCTCCAGTTGCCTGCGATTCTTAAGGCCAATTCATTTCAAGAGAAGCCATTGGAAAATCTTCAAGATAAAATATGCGACTGAGGTAATTCGTAGAAGTttgtaacaaaataaattttgggagTGGATCCCTTACTTTTCGCTTGTGTTAAGCGATAAAGATTTCCCAAAGCGAGGCTAGGCAGAAGATAGGCTCGACCTCGTAAGGTGCGAGGGCGGAGCTTGGCTTGGGCATGAGATTTGCTCGACTGCGTAAGGTGCGAGCACGAAACTTAGCTTCTATGCGTGAGAGATGTGCTTAACTATGTAAGGTGCGAGAGTGGAGCTCGACTTTGGTGGGAGATGTACTCGACTGCACAAGGTGCTAGCGCAGAGCTCAACTTCTATGCTTGTGAGGGTGGTCGGGCAGTCAAGGGACTTGCTCACCTATTTGAGCGCTTCGGAGGCCGGGAGGTCCCTGAACTTTCTCGCCTGTTGACTTGTTATGAAAATGGTGATAAGCTGGGCAACTGAAATATTGGACCCATTTCTTTCGCGAGAGGGAGGTCGTGCAGTTCTTAAGACTGAACTCGTCTTGTTGTCTTGAGGGAAGTCGAGCAATACATTTAGACTAAACTTGCCCTTAGTCTTGTAATCTTTAGAGGAGGTCGAGCAATACATTTAGACTAGACTTGCCTCATTGACCTTCACCATCGCGAGGGAGGCTGAGCAGCACATTTAGACTAGACTTGCCCTAAGCCTTGTAATCTTTAAAGGAGGTCGAGCAATACATTCAGATTGGACTCACCTCATTGGCCCTTTCTGTCCCAAGGGGGGCTGAGAAGTACATTTAGACTGGACTGACCTTTAAGTCTTGTAATCTTTAGGGGAGGTAAATAGTTGTGGCAGTTAACTATGCTATAGAAGCCAAGCCGGTTAGCATATTTAATTTCCAATCACAAGTGTGAGATTTGCGCACTTGAATCATGCCGTTGGAGTATGACGAAGGTTTGAGACGTGCCGATGAGGCCCATAAATTTAGAGAGATACAAATAAGGCTATTTTAGCCACTATAAAAAATCTTTGTTTGATTGAAATTAATGGCCACTGGTTGctaattttttctcttcctctttcttcattttcccttctttattttattttattttatttatttattacctCTAAGACGTATGCTTGTCCATGGTTTCTAACTGTATGGTCATTAGGGGTAGCTTTGGAGGTGATAACGCCAGGCTAGCTGGACGAATGGGTTGGCCGAGTGCATGGTGTGGTGTAGTGGCCAAAATGATGCCATGCAACACATGTAGCCATGATGTCTATGATGCCCATGCAAGTAAGGCTGGGATGGAAGGTTGAAGCCATGGCCGAGTCAAGTCAGTTGCTGTCAAAGGGAGTCCGCTACTGGCTTGGCCAAGTTGGGATGGTGTTGGGGGGAGTTAGGAGGCAGGGGCAAGTTAGGATGGTGCAGGGGCTGTGCATAGCCAAATCAAGTCTCCTCTAGCTAGGATGAGATGCATGTAAAGCCCAATTACTGCTAGCTTAGGCTGAGGTACTTCCATCCATGGTGTAGTTCGCAGGACAAATTCTGGTCGAGGGGCTCTTTTTTAGAGACAGAAGAGGTCGGTAAGCCAAGTGGGGCCGTGGCAACATGAAGAGTGGTTGGCAACGGTGTTTCCCACGGTGTGTCTTGCTTATGGTTTATTGTAGATAAACTACACTTTTCTTGAATGTGTTAAATTATTGATCTTAACCAAATGCATTTTCGACTTGCTTCGTGATTGTAATGATCTTTGAGTGGTTGGAAGACGTGGCAACTAATGTTTGCTTGACAAATTTGCATGAAATATAAATACCACCATAAGTGAATAGGTATCATGTTTGTGATTCCTTCATACGGATTAGAAAGGTAACTTGAGTATGCATAACCAATTAATTGGGGATTCAACCATTTTGGAGGTAGCGTAGAATATATTTGACCCAATTCCAATGCTTTTGTGATGATGCAAAATTGTATGTTGCTAATAagttaactgaaaatgcaatattagGTCATGTACAATTTGGAAGATACATTAATGTACCAATTGCATTTAGATaaggtatttcatgactaagaATTTCTTCATAATCTTCTTAAGGGCGAAACATGTCATTTTAGACATCAAGTGACTGGATAACTATTGAAGCACTTAAATGATGAGTTTTGCCCATGTAAAGATTCtttatgaatttttctttatatattgaCCGATGCACAATAATTCCAATTAAAAAGTTCTTAATTTGCTGACTaagacaaaattttatttttccttggttatttatttctaactctttttttaaaaaaaaaaaattcatttgcaGTTTTCATGAACTCTTTTGAAGTCCCAATAAGATTTAAACATGTACATATACCGCAACAATAGAAACTTTAAAATCTAGCTTTTTAGTGAAAATATAAGGACAAACTGGATTATTTTCAAATCATTCTTTTATTAGATCACTGAGATTATTGTACCAAATGGTAAATGTGTCCTATTGTTTTaacctatataaaaatatttgtaacttgattaaaaaaatactttgagaTTTTGAATTACATGCTTTaggcattttatatttttcaagaattttcatatatatatatatatatatatcattatttaatatatctttAAGGTTTATGGCATAAACCTAGTACATTATTAttcaatgatccatataaatatgttgTAACAACGTCTATTAAATGTATATCTAAATTTTCTATAATtctcaaactaataaaaaatatgaatataattgCATCCActggaatattttttttcatagtcAAAACCAGGTTTCTGCGAGAAACCTTATGGAACAAGTCGTGTTTTGGATATtacaatttcatttttcttattacgtttacgtataaatacgtATTGACATCTAACTAACATCACACCTTTAGATGTTTGGACTACAGGTTAAAATACTTCACGCTTTGCTAGTGGCATTAATTATGCACGATTTGCttctttccattttggccaATCATTTCTATGCCGACATTCTTTCACGGTTTCtggtttatttttatcatcacTTTTGGTAATAAAAAGATGTTGTCGACAATCATTTTATTTCTCTCAAATAATTATCTCGTACTTACataatgtatcgagatctcattATTTCTAGGTGCCTTTTCCTCTTTAAGGAATAACTCTTCAAGAGATTCAATTTCAGGAGATTCTTCTTAGGAAGAATTTtgtacagaaaatttggatggataTATTATTCTCGTTGCCTGTTTTGTGGGTATCATAGTCTCTTCAGGAGCactaatttattttacttgtgTTTTTTATCTTCTTGTGATTCTTATCTTTTGTAACAATGGTTTTTTAATGCTTTGAACGTGTTTTAAACTAATTAGCTATTGTATTATTCGATTGTCTTACAAGAACGTTGATCTTTGTCAAAGTATTAGTAGTCAGAATGTGAGActtcattattttcttattgTCAATAAATGAATTCGGTAATTGATTTGTAATATCTTGCAAATGAATGATCCTATGAACTTCTAGCTCTTATTGATTTATACAATGATCAAGATAAGTTAGTGTCAAAGTGttccatgttatttatttttgtacttcTAGCAACTTTTCTCCCTTTAATGGAGGGAAAACTGTTTCATCAAAATGACAATATTCAAAACGAGCCTTAAAAATATCAATAGTTAAAGGTTCAAGGCAATTAGTGATTATAGGAAAATCAAAACCAATATAAATTCTAGGTCTATGTTGAGAACATCTTAGTGTGTTTGGGAGATGCAATCAGAACATATATAGCACAACAAAAAGTACGAAGATGAAAACAATTTGATGGTTGGCCAAATGTAAGTTGCAATGGAGAGTATTTATTATAGTCAGTTAGTTTTATTCGAATTAATGATGCAGTATGCAAAATTGCTTGTCCCCAAGCATAATCAAgtaattttgttttcaaaagTAACGGTCGAGCAATTAATTGaatatgtttaataaatgaCTCAGTTAAACCATTTTAAATATGTGTATGAGTAACAAAATGTTCAACATTAATCCCAACTGACATGCAATGATCGTCAaaagttttagatgaaaacttTATTGTATTATCCAATCAAATAGATTGAATGGATAATCATGAAATTGAGCttgtaatttaataatttttataagaagTCTAGCAAATACAACATTTCAAATAGAAAGTAAACAAACAGATGACAAATTAGTTAATGCATctattaaaaccaaaaaatatctaaatcaCCTACATGATGGATGTATAGGTCCATATATATTTCCTTGAATTCTTTGTAAAAATTGTGAGGATTCATTAATTACCATGGAAGGGGATTGTCTAATAATTTCCTTTCTTTGGAATATGTACATATGGATAATCACTTGGTAAAAGAATCTTTTGGTTCTTTAAGGACGTCCATATATATGAATTCTCAATTATTCAACGTATCATAATTAATTCCGGATGATCAAGACAATTATGCCAAAGTATAAGGATATTTGGATTATGGCACTTCAAGAGCACTACAACATGTTATTCAATTGCTTtcattgttatataatataaactagAAGAGAAATctgacaatttttttaatatgagcTTCTGGGTCAAATTTACTgttgtaatttaaaaatattgatcacTGTCTTCATTGgtggttttaatataataaCCATTATAACGAATATCTTTAAAACTGAGTAAGTTTCTTCTAAACTTGAACAATATAAAACATCATCAATACAAAGTTTtgttcattttaataaaataatattggatGTTTCAGAGCCTTTAATTAGGTTTGATAAATTAGATATTGTATTGACGTTGGCT
This sequence is a window from Carya illinoinensis cultivar Pawnee chromosome 9, C.illinoinensisPawnee_v1, whole genome shotgun sequence. Protein-coding genes within it:
- the LOC122275085 gene encoding uncharacterized protein LOC122275085: MSVGVCGKRVGFEEIFGSSSPTSCSAAKRPRWSSFGSGSEDTVPLLLQMFPDLDPELVETVCRNHNHKVEDAIESLRALSFADVSARNQSQSFDSTTFVNCADVPGQSTAACSQILDQQVEDVKEMRSTISYGNSIESSKWVDLFVHEMMSATDFDDARGRAARILEAFEQSITAPSKASEELEHASLKEHLQSLLNDNQILKRAVAIQHERNLEHEERIKGVEQQKHLLSQYQEQVRSLELTNYSLKLDLQRAQGQFHPDLY